Part of the uncultured Cohaesibacter sp. genome is shown below.
TACCCTTCGAGCGCAGGAGCCGCCAAATCACGCACTTGAGAATATTCTGATCTTCTCCATCGTCTGCACCTTGCTGTTGCTATTGTGGGCCATCATCTTCCTGATCCGGCCCCTGCGGCGTCTCGCGCAGGTGACCAACAACATCGCCAAGGAAAATGCCAAGCCTCAGATGGCCGAAGTTGCTGGTCCCACAGAGCTGCGTGTGGCATCCATGGCGCTCAACAAGATGCAGGATCGCATCCATCAGTTGATCGAGGATCGCACGCGCATGCTGGCCGCGGTTGGCCACGATCTGCGCACCCCGGTTACCCGCCTGCGCCTCAGGGCTGATACGGTCGAACCGGAGGACCTGCGCAAGGCCTTCCTGCGTGATCTCACGATGATGGACGGTTTGCTAACCCGGTTGATGACCTACTTCAGCAAGGGCGATACTGGCGAGAAGCCGGTTCGTCTGGAACTGAGCAGTCTGGTTGACAGTCTGGCCTATGAGTGGAGTGACTCAGGCGAGGCGGTCGAATTGACCGACTATACCAACCTGACCATTCGCGCTCGACCCAACGATCTCACGCGTCTGGTCGACAACCTGATCGACAATGCTGTGAAATACGCAGGAGCGTGCGAAATCTCGCTGAAAAAGGAAGGCGACTTTGCCTGCCTGCGGGTCATCGACCATGGTCCGGGCATCGCCCAGGAAGACAGGCTTCTGCTCCAGGAGCCTTTCGCCCGCGGCGACAAGGCGAGGACCATGAACGACAAGTCCGGCTTCGGTCTCGGTCTTGCAATTGTTCGCAAGGCTGTCGAGAGCCATGATGCCACCTTAGAGATGGCCGATACCGAGGGCGGGGGTCTCACCGTGATCGTGCGCTTCCCTCTGGCGAAGTGATCGCGGCGGGATGCGTCAGACTTCGAGCTTGCCGGTGTGCTTGACCGCTCTCAGCGTCAGGGTGGAATTGACCCGAACGACGCCGGGCAGATTGGTCAGGATGTCGTGGTGGATGCGTTCCAGATCGGCCGCATTGCGATAGATGACCCGCAACAGATAGTCATACTGTCCGGCGAGCAGATAACAATCCTGTATCTCGTTGATTTCCTTGATCGCTCGCTCGAAACGCGCAAGGGAATCCCGTCCCTGTCCATCAAGCGTCACGAACACGAAGGCTGCCCCCGACATGCCGCAGGCCTTCATGTCCAGCTGCATGTGATAACCTTCCACCAGCCCGCTGTCTTCGAGCTGCTTGACGCGCCTGAGGCAGGCCGAAGGAGAAAGGTTCACCTTCTCTGCCAGTTCCGCGTTGCTCAGCCGTCCGTTGTCCTGCAGCAGATTGAGGATTTGACGGTCTCTTTTGTCGAGTTTTTCGAGTGTCATGAAAATTCGATAATTTTGATAATTTGCGCAATTATATGCGAAAAATTGCCGGGAAAACAAGTTCCTTTCGCCGCACATTGCGCAAAATTTGGTTCATCATTGACAGGTAATTCGAAGACCCAAAAGCGTCCCGCACCGCGTGTGAGCAGCCCCTCAGAAGGGCGGTGCACGCCCAACAAGGAGACGCATTGGCTGCAATACACCACGGAGAACCAAACAATGCTTATCGGATGCCCAAAAGAGATCAAGGACCACGAAGACCGCGTCGGTCTTGTCCCTTCTTCTGTTCAGGAACTGGTCGCCTGCGGCCATGAAGTCATGATTGAAACCGGCGCTGGCGCCGGTATTGGCTGTGCTGACGAAGACTATGTCGCAGCAGGTGCCTCGATCGTCGCAACCCCGGACGAAATCTTCGCCAAGGCCGAAATGGTCGTCAAGGTGAAGGAACCGCTTGCTGTCGAGCGCGCCAAACTGCGCCCCGGCCAGCTTCTCTTCACCTATCTGCATCTGGCTCCGGATCCGGCCCAGACAGCAGACCTCGTCAAATCCGGCGCAACCTGCATCGCCTATGAAACCGTGACATCCCCGACCGGCGCTCTGCCGCTGCTGTTCCCGATGTCCGAAGTGGCTGGCCGTCTGGCTCCGCAGGTCGGCGCGCAGGCTCTGGAAAACACTGGTGGTGGCATGGGCGTTCTGCTCGGCGGCGTACCGGGTGTTGATCCGGCTGAAGTTGTCATCATCGGCGCTGGCGTGTCCGGCACCAATGCAGCCCGCGTGGCTCTTGGCATGGGCGCCAGCGTTACCATGGTCGACAGCAACACCAACGCCCTGCGTGCTGCGGTTGACCGTTTCGGTACGGCTATCAAGACTGTCTACTCCAACAAGGGCAACATCGCCCGCCTCGTCGCCAAGGCAGATCTGGTCATCGGCACTGTGCTGATCCCGGGTGCGGAAACCCCGAAGCTGGTGACCGCAGAAATGATCAAGACCATGCGTCCGGGCTCTGCTGTTGTTGACGTGGCCATTGACCAGGGCGGCTGCTTTGAAACCTCGAAGGCAACCACTCACTCAGACCCGACCTATGTGGTCGACGGCGTCGTTCACTATTGCGTGGCCAACATGCCGGGCTGCGTTGCACGCACCTCGACTTTCGCGCTCAACAACGCCACTCTGCCGTTCGCTCTGGCTCTGGCCAACAAGGGCTGGGAACAGGCCTGCAAGGATGACAAATATCTGCGCGCCGGTCTCAATGTCCATGATGGCAAGGTGACCTATGAAGCCGTCGCCAAGGCGCTTGGCTATGACTATGTGTCGGCCGAAAGCATTCTGGGCCTCTGAAGCATCTCCCGTCTGATCGCCCCCCTTGATCAGACCGGCACTGGATGGCCAAAACCGAGAACGGCCTTGCGCGGATCAGAAAACGCTGCGAAGGGCCTCCGGTCCCCCTCTCGTCCAGCCTCAGGGAAGACATATCCCGAGGCATTTGGCGGCCTGGAATGAAAACGCCCGATTGTCAGGCACAATCGGGCGTTTGTTTTATTCAGCTTCAATAACAATAGCACGTTGAAGACCAACAGGATCTGATCCTCATGCGCGTCTTGCATTGCGCCCTACCAGGCGTCAGATGCCCGGTCAGGCGCGGCGCAAAAACCGGGCTTTCTCGCATGCCCGGGCAAAGTGAAATGAAAAGATCTCGTCCCAGCCCTTGTCATAGCCATCACGCATCATGGGTGCGATCGGGCCATAACAGTCCCATCCGCCATGCACCAGCTTGACCATGGTCTGCTGGGGGCGGGTTTCAAAGAAGCTGACGACCAGATGGGTCGCCTGATCCATTGGCTGCCCCATGTGAAAATCCAGCGCGACCGAGTTCGGTTCATCGCAGTCGGTGAAATTGCCCCAGACATGGCGTGTGTCGTCGGACGCGATTTCAATGATGGCACCGCCGGCAACAGGATCGGTTTCGAGCGCCTTGGCAGGAATTCCGGAGCTGTGAATCGAAATGGATCGCGTATCAAGCGGCCACCAGCTTCCCATCTCCATCGTGAACAGACGATAGGCCGTGAGTGCATCGGTTGGCACCTCTATCACTTTGACGATCGGTTTATACATCGCGCAATCCTGATTAGGCCAGCCCCTGTGCCTTCCTGCCATTTGGGGGTGGAGGTGTGAAACATCGAAAGAACGATTGAGCGATTCTTGCCGCACAGCGTTCCTGCAAATCATTCCAAGAAGATAGAGATTTGGTGCGGTCCGCACAAGGCGTCCTTGGTAGGGTGGGCGACTCGAATTTTCGCAACCCTATGTTATAAGTAATTGAATCTTAAATGGGATTCCAGAACCTTGTATTGAGGGCATCAGGGAGTGAGTTCCTAGATTTTCGGCTGATCGTTGCGACCTGATCGCTGGCGCATCGACGTCTCTTCGGCTTTGCGTCGGTGTCGCGTCATGAGCGGGCGGGTGGTCTTGAGGACACGCCCGAAGGGGCGACCGGCCCGGTCTTCAAGCCAGACCAGAGCGTGATCCAACCAGCCAATACTCTTGCGCAGGCGACGGACCGCGTTGCGGCCCGCCCGGCTGTTGGCGATGACCAGAAAGGCCCCGAGCGCCAGCAGTGGCACGCCGGTGGGAATGGGCAGCCATATCGTCGCCAGTCCAGCAAGCAGACAAAGAAAGGCGAACCCCAAAATGGCCCACTGTCGGAGATTTGAGATCACCGTCTGACGCTCCTTCACGCTGGACAACCGGCCTTCCGGCGCCCACTCCGTCTCAAGGCATGACGGCTTACGACCGTTGGCAAGAGGCAGGATTCCCTTCCCTTAGGACGGGTCTGTGACAAGCAGAAGACAACACTTCTGTCATGTGCCTGCCTTGCAAGGCGATCCCCAATCCGTTGCAAAAGGGTGGGGAGACTGTGCCGGATCTGGGGCGGGGGCAGTGGAATTGGGTTCGGGGAGCGATGTGGAACGAAGCGGTCTAAACCGGTCAGACAAAAACCGGTCAGGGCTTGATATGTCTGGTGCTGTAGCGCAAACGGGATTCCAGAGGCTGGGTGGTCTTGAGAACCCGCACCATCTTGGCCTTGCTGCGTGTTTCGAACCAGCGCATCTGCTTGTCGACAAGGGCAGACCGGCGTCGAACACCTCGCACGAGAGCCCTGCCGCGTCTGCTATAGGCAATCAGCAGGAAAGTGGCGAAGGTCATCAGCACGGCACCAATCGGCACGGGAGTCCACACGGAAGCCAGCCCGACGAGAAACAGCATGATAGCGAAGGCGATGATCACCCATCGCTTTATGTGGACCATCTGGCGGTGCCCTTTCCGAGCTTGAGCTGATGCACACCCAAAACTTGTCATTTGATGCAATATCTAGTCAGCTTCGTGGCAAGATCAAGTCAGGCCCAACGAAATGCGGAAGAATAGGATGGTCCGGATCGCATTTTTCCAATGGAATCAAACGCTCCACACCGGCAGGGCCAGAGTGGAGCGCAAAAGCTGATGGGATCGGGTATGCGCCGCAGGCGCGGGGTCAGCGGGTGAGCGTTGCCACGCACTCGACATGTGGCGAATAGAGAAACTGGTCCACCGGCGTGACAGAGGCAATCTTGTAGCCTCCATCGACCAAAATGCGCAGATCACGCGCCAGTGTGCCGGGATTGCACGAAACCGCAACAACCACCGGAATGCGGGTCTTGGCGATTTCCTCGCACTGTGCCTTGGCACCTGCGCGCGGCGGGTCGAACACCAGTGCGTCGAATTTCTTCATCTCGGCGGCAAGCAACGGACGGCGGAAAAGATCGCGTCGTTCCATCTTGATGCCCTTGAGCTGATTGCCAAAGCGCCAGGCCTTCTCCAGCGACTTGATCGCAGCGTCCTCGCTCTCCAGAGCCCAGACCTGAGCCTTTCTGGCAAGCCTGAGGGCAAAGGTGCCGGAGCCGCAGAACAGGTCGATGACCCGCTTTGCGTCGCCGACGCTATCGATCACCATCTTGGCCATGGCCAGTTCGGCGCTTTCTTCGGCCTGCACAAAGGCGCCCGGTGGAGGGCTGACTTCGGCTCCGCCCATGGAAAGAAGTGGCGGACGGCGCTCGAGCAGGATGTCGCCATTGGCCGTGAGCCGCGCCAGATCAAGCGTTTCGGCCATCTCAACGGCCTTGAGATAATCCTGCCCGTCGCGCATGTTCTTGACATCGTCAAGGCTGAGGTCGACCCCTGAGCTGGTAGCCAGCATGGTGATGCGGGCCTCGTTCTTCTTGGTCAGGAACAGGGGCAGGAAATCGGCCAGCCTGGGCAGCAGCGCATTGAGGGCAGGGACCAGCAGCGGGCAGCGATCCACATCGACAACCCGGTTGGAACGTGCTTCATGATAGCCGAACAACAGCCGCCGCCCGATGAGCCGCGCCGTCAGTACAGCCCGCCGCCGTCCGCCCGGCTGTGTCGCGATCAATGGATGGATGGGCACATCATCGAACCCACGCGAGGTAAGGGCGTCGCGCACCAGTGACGTTTTCCATGCGCCATAAAGGTCGGCATCCATATGCTGCATGGAACAGCCGCCACAGGTCATGAACAGTGGACATATCGGTTCGGCCCGTTGCGGAGAGGCCGTGATGACATCTTCCAGATCGCCTCGTTCACCCATGGGAGTGACCCGAACGCGCTCCCCTGCAAGGGCATAGGGGACGTAAAGGCTGCCGCCGCTGTGGTAGGCGATCCCGTCTCCTTTGCCGCCAAGTTCGTCTATCGTGATTTCAACAGGATCTGTCACCTTGCTCATGGTCCTCCAGAGGGTCCGCGTTCTGGCGTCTCATGGCCCGTGGTTCATGTGAGAACGCCTTTGTATCCCAAGAAACTATAGGATTCGTGCAGCTTTGTCGTATTGAGAATTTCGTGACGGCGAAAGGACCGGACAGGCCTGCTTTCGAGCTTTCCACAGCGTAGACCGGGAAACATGATCGAAGGAGCCGGAGAGAGCTAAATGTCATGGGTGCAGATATTCGAGTATAGTTTACGTAAATGAATATTTGAACAATCTTTACCAAAAGCGCAGAAGATGGACGCCGTTTAAGGATCTTTCACCGATTGCTCCTATTGATACTGCTACCATGGTTAGTTCTGCCAAATTTGGATCACGTGCGATTGGGTGGGTGTGATCTGGAATATGGCGCGGACAATAAGAGGACCCTTCTTGAAAACTCTGTTCGCAATTTGTGTTGCGCTTTTCCTGTCTCTTGGCGCAGTTGTCCAGGCGCAGGAAACCTCCAATCCCGCCTCGGATGCTTGGGAAGTCCAGAAATTGAGCGGCGTTGCCCATGTCTCGGTGGCTGGAACTGAGCCTGTGGCGGTTCAGAACGGGCAGGTTCTGCTTGCTGGCCAGACGCTGACGACAGGCCCACGTACTCGATTGATGCTGTCAAACGGCAAGCAGCATATCCAGGTCAGCTCAAATACGACACTCAGTCTGCCCCCCGAGGCCGAAACAAAGCCCGACATGACGGTTGTCCGTCAAACGCGGGGCACCATCACGCTTTCGATCGACAAGCAGCAGAGCCCGCACTTCAAGGTGGAAACACCCTATCTGGTTGCCGTTGTCAAAGGCACCGAGTTTACGGTTTCACTTGATGACGAATGGGCCAAGGTGCGTGTGCATGAAGGTGTCGTTGAGGTGAAGAACCAGGTGGAGGACGAGGCTTTTGACGTGAAGGCCGGGGAAGCCGTGACCATGAATGTGGCAAGCCTTTCTTCCGGCATGGCGGTGTTGTCCGACAAGGGGTTGTTCAAGGGAGGCAATGATACCTCTCAGGCAGGCAGTGCACGATTGACCTTCAGTGCGCGTGGCGAGGACAGCCCCGAAGAAATGGAGACCGTGAGGCAACGACAGGATCGGGAGCGCTGGCGTGCCAGTCCGATTGGTCGGGTCGGTTTGACGATCTCTGACGGTCTGGCGATTGTTGTCGGCTATCTGGGGGAGATCATCAACACCTCCATTGGCTGGGTCACTGGACTTGTTATTGCCGCCATGTCGCCGTTCATCGATCTGAATGCGCAATTTGCCGGGATCAACTATTGGGTTCGCGTGGCGCTCGTGGGTGTTGTTGCCGGATTGATCCTTGGGCTGGGGTCCCTGTATCTCGTATTCTTCCGCCGCCGCTAGAATTCAAGGGCAGCGCAAATGGTGCAAAAAACCCGCCTCGATCGGATCGCGGCGGGTTTTTCTTATCGGTATGAGGCAGAGCGTCTTTGCGCCTGATGTCAGGCTTTCTGCTCGCGGGCCACAGCTCGCCAGCCAATGTCGCGACGGCAGAAGCCATTGTCCCAGCGCACGGCATCGACCGCCTTGTAGGCAAGGCTCTGGGCTTCCGTCACGGTCTTGCCGCGGGCACAGACGTTGAGCACACGACCGCCGGTCGCCAACAGTTTGCCGTCTTTCTTGGCCGTGCCAGCGTGGAAAACCGTGACGCCTTCGATGGCTTCGGCGGCGGAGAGGTCCTCAATCACGGTGCCCTTCTCATAGGAGCCGGGGTAACCCTTGGAGGCGAGCACCACATTCATCACCACATCGTCAGACCACTTGGCGTCGACGCCTTCCAGCTCGCCCTTGGCTGCAGCAAGCAGCAGTTCGAGCAGGTCGCTTTCAAGGCGCATCATGAGGGTCTGGCACTCCGGATCACCGAAGCGGACGTTATATTCGATCAGCTCTGGCCCTTTTTCGGTGATCATCAGGCCAACGAACAGAATGCCGGTGAATGGGGCGCCGCGGCTGGCCATGCCGTTTATGGTCGGACGAACAATCTTCTCCATGACCTCTTCCGTGAGGGCATCGGTCATCACCGGAGCCGGGCTGTAGGCACCCATGCCGCCGGTGTTTGGGCCGGTATCGCCTTCGCCAACCGGCTTGTGATCCTGTGCCGAAGCCAGATGCAGAGCGGTCTTGCCATCGCACAGCGCAAACAGGCTGGCTTCCTCACCCTGCAGGAAAGCTTCGATCACCACTTCCGCTCCGGCATCGCCAAACGCGCCGTCGAAACATTCCCTGATGGCAGCTTCCGCTTCAGCGTTGCTCATGGCCACGGTCACGCCCTTGCCGGCAGCAAGGCCATCGGCCTTGACAACGATCGGAGCCGGATGATCCTTCAGATAGGCCAGCGCCGAGGGGCAATCGCCAAAGCGCGCATAGGCTGCTGTCGGGATGTCGAATTCGGCACACAGATCCTTGGTATAGCCCTTGGAACCTTCTAGCTGGGCGGCCTCTTTCGAAGGGCCGAAGGTCAGGATGCCTGCGTCCGTGAGGCTGTCGACCAGACCATCCACCAGCGGTGCTTCCGGGCCGACAATCACAAAGTCGATGGCTTTGTCCTGGCAAAAGGCGATGACCGCATCGTGATCGCTCTCGCTGATGTCGGCCTTTTGCGCCAGTGTCAGGATCCCGGCGTTGCCCGGTGCCACATAGAGTGCGCCAAGACGGGGAGAGGCTTTCAGACGATAGGCCAGCGCATGCTCGCGCCCGCCAGAGCCGATGAGAAGGACGTTGAGGCGATCGGTCATCAGGGCCACCTTTTGGTAGAGAGCCTATGATACGGCTCTGGAAAACACGGAATGGAACAGATGCACGTCTGCTACCCTTCAGCCGCTGCAAAATCAAGCCCACAAGGCAATTGTTGCCCAAAAAGCCATGGTCAAATGCCGAAATGGCAACGCCTCACGTGATTTTGTCCGTATATGTCGGTTGCCTTTGCTCGCCGCCCCCCCCACATAAAGGGCGCATGACCGGGTTTGCGCGGAGCGCAGAGAGCGATCCGCAGTTACATGCAAATTGTAATTAATATAGATAATACAAAAGGATACCGTAGCAGGACAAATCAATACAATTTGGGGTGTTGACCTTACTGCACGCTTCGGGCAAAGCTCACAACAGAGATTGGACTACCTTTCTGGCTTACTTTTCACGACCAAGGACATTGCAATGAAAGATCAGGCGACACTGGGAGAGGGGCGCGTTGCTGATGCTGTGCGCGGCCATTGGGCAGATACGCTTCTGCCTTTCTGGTTCCGGCCCTATGCCCGCCTGTCCCGGCTGGAGCGCCCGATTGGCTGGTGGCTGCTGCTGTGGCCCTGTCTGTGGTCGATGACGTTGGCGGTATCCACCGCTGGCTCCGGGCTCATTCCCTCGGTCGAGCAGATCCTCTTTTACGGTGCGGCCTTCTGGCTTGGCGCTGTCGCCATGCGCGGGGCGGGCTGCACCTACAACGATCTGGTTGATCAGAATATCGATGAAAAGGTCGAGCGTACCCGTTCCCGTCCGCTGCCGAGTCATCAGGTGTCCCGCCGTAACGCATGGGGCTGGCTCATCGCCCAGCTGCTTATCGGTCTCTTTGTTCTGTTGCAGTTCAACAGCTACACGATCTGGCTTGGCTTTGCCTCGCTCAGTGTCGTTGCGATCTATCCCTTCATGAAGCGGATCACCCACTGGCCGCAGCTGGTGCTCGGACTTGCCTTCTCCTGGGGGGCTCTGGTCGGCTGGACGGCGATCACCGGCCAACTGGCGCTGGCTCCGGTGATGATGTATCTGGGTGCCATCGTCTGGACCATCGGATACGACACCATCTATGCCCATCAGGACAAGGAAGATGATGTCATGATCGGGGTCAAGTCTACCGCACTGCTGTTCGCCGAGAACACCCGCGAATGGCTGATCCTCTTCTATGCGGTCATGGTGCTGTGCATGGCCATCTGCTTTGTCATCTCCGGTGTATCATGGCCCGCCTTTGTCGGCCTAGCCATTGCCGCCGCTCATATGGGCTGGCAGATCTGGACCCTTGAGATCGGCAACGCAGGCCAGTGCCTTGCGCTCTTCCGCTCGAACACCCAGATCGGCTGGATCATTTTCGCCGGGCTGCTGATCAGCGTCTGGGCCTAGGACCAGCCCGGAGTCATTTGGTCAGCCAAGCATCCGGCGCATGTCTCAGCCTGCCTTGACCGCACCGAGCAGATATTCCTTGTTGCCATCCCCACCGAGGATGGGCGAGGGGATCAGATCCCGAACGGCCCAGCCTGCCGTGGCAGCATCCTCGTTGCCATCAAGCCAGTTGGCGATGGCCTGGGCTGCCCGTTCGCCTTCGGCAGCATCCCGCACCAGCCCGCCCTTGCCGATACCGTCCTTGCCCACTTCGAACTGAGGCTTGACCAGCAGCACTGCAAAGCTGCCTTCCTCGGCCATGGAAAGGGCCGCTGGCAGGGCCAGCTTGAGCGAAATGAAGGAAACATCGCTGACCAGAGCGCTAAACGGCACTGGCACATGGTTCCTGTCCAGATGCCGGGCATTCACGCCTTCCAGCGAATGAAGGGACGGGTTGGCCAGCAGACTCGGATGCATCTGGTCGTGGCCGACATCGATGCCATAGACCTCGCTCGCTCCGCGCTCCAGCAACACCTGACAGAAGCCTCCCGTCGATGCGCCTATGTCGACGGCGACCCGTCCCGTCGGATCAAAACCGAAATGGTCAAGGCCGCCAATCAGCTTGAGAGCCGCGCGCGAAACATAACCCGCCGCCGGATCGGTGATGGCAAGGGCTGTCTCAGGCCCGACCATCTGGCTTGCCTTGGCCGCAGGCTGGCCATCCACCAGCGCAAAGCCGCGTTTGATCACATCCCGCGCCCGCGCCCGGCTGGCGCAAAGGCCGCGCTCTACCAGTGCCTGATCAAGGCGCAGTTTGGCCATGGCGTTTATCCTCGCATGCTCTTTCAATGATAGTTCGTCAATAGAGCGCCGAGGCGGGCAAATCAAGGGGGCTTGCCGGGATGCCAGTGCTATTGGGCACTGGCAATGAGGTTGCGCAGTTTCTTGACGGCACTGTCATGATCCTCGCCATAGGAGATGGTGCCGGAGAATTCGCCGCCCTTTTTCATCAGAAACACCGACGCTGTGTGATCCATGACATAGTCGCCATCGTCGCTTTCATCTTCCACTTTCTTGGCGTAGACCTTGTAGGCGCTGATCACGGCATCGGTCTGTTCACGAGTGCCCCTGAGGCCGATGAGCTGATCAAAGAAGGCATTTACATAATCTCCCATGGCTTCCTGCGTGTCGCGTTCGGGGTCGACCGTGATGAAGACGAAATTCATCTTACTGGCGTCTTCCCCCAACTCCTCCACCCACAGGGTCATTTCGCTAAGGGTCGTCGGGCAGACGTCCGGACAGAAGGTATAGCCGAAATAGATCGCCATGGGCTTGTCGGCAAAGTCGGCATAGGTAACCGGTTTGCCGGTGTGATCGGTGAGGGAGAAATCGCCACCGATCTGGACTGCGGTCTGGCCCTGCTGGGTCTTCTGAACCATCAACTCGTTGCTGTACCAGGAAAAGATCAGAAACCCCAGTCCGATGGCGACGACAAGTGTGAGGAGCCAGGAGACGAGGCGGAAGAGTGCTTTCATGGGGCTTTCCTGCAGCTGGGTGAATGGGAGACCGACAGACCGTCGAAAGAGCCTTCAGTTTTCACAGCCGAGCCGACAAGTCAACCGGGCGAAACTGCACATGAGGCTTAAGAATGAAATACGCCTCAGAAACTGCGCTTGTATCATCCGTCTCGTGGCGCATGCATGGAGCCTGTGGTGTGAAAGCCCCGGATCGTATCGAGAGGCCAGCCGTCAGCGATGGGTGAGGGCCAGCTTGATGCCAAAAACCAGCAGCAGCAATCCGGTGGCGCCATTGAGGCTGCGCGCCACGAGCGGGCGCGCAAGATAGCGACGCGCCTTGTGGACCATCAGCGCAAGACCACCCTGCCAGATCATGCCCAGCAAGAAATGGATCGCAGCCACCATCAGCGATTGCCAGAGTGCCGATTGGGTCGGGTCGATGAACTGCGGCAGAAACATCATGTAGAAGAGAATTGGCTTGGGGTTGAGCACATTGGACAGGATGCCCTCGCGATAGGCGGTAAGCAGGGTCACCGGGCGGCCGCCTTCCTGTGCGATCACCAGCCCATGACCACGCCATGCCGCCAGAAGGGACTGGCTTGCCAGATAGATGATGAACAGCGCTCCGGCGAATTTGAGCACCATGAACAGATAGGCTGACTGCAGCAGGATCATGGAAAGCCCGAGCGCGGAAATCGTTGCGTGGACAAACAGCCCCGAACAGATGCCGAAGCTGGTGGTAAAACCATCGGCAAATCCGCCGCGTGCCGCATTGCGCAGTACCAGCACCGAATCCATTCCCGGAGCCATTGTCAGCGCC
Proteins encoded:
- a CDS encoding SRPBCC domain-containing protein, translating into MYKPIVKVIEVPTDALTAYRLFTMEMGSWWPLDTRSISIHSSGIPAKALETDPVAGGAIIEIASDDTRHVWGNFTDCDEPNSVALDFHMGQPMDQATHLVVSFFETRPQQTMVKLVHGGWDCYGPIAPMMRDGYDKGWDEIFSFHFARACEKARFLRRA
- a CDS encoding ATP-binding protein, whose protein sequence is MRKTRWFHFINSIAGQLLILLILAMGMFLTGIYISVQAAREAPLAPPIMLYSERQIGIAEAFALLPVDAVEPALQKLRNEHPTVTYELLSSSDPVVAPLEWIRRNIGVAEQSPPPSSMSFLFRLFDPLGGPPKNPDMIMGFANPQAIGLLFARTVHHIEDNRSEVTVYSRLSDERILSARITLRAQEPPNHALENILIFSIVCTLLLLLWAIIFLIRPLRRLAQVTNNIAKENAKPQMAEVAGPTELRVASMALNKMQDRIHQLIEDRTRMLAAVGHDLRTPVTRLRLRADTVEPEDLRKAFLRDLTMMDGLLTRLMTYFSKGDTGEKPVRLELSSLVDSLAYEWSDSGEAVELTDYTNLTIRARPNDLTRLVDNLIDNAVKYAGACEISLKKEGDFACLRVIDHGPGIAQEDRLLLQEPFARGDKARTMNDKSGFGLGLAIVRKAVESHDATLEMADTEGGGLTVIVRFPLAK
- the purD gene encoding phosphoribosylamine--glycine ligase, whose translation is MTDRLNVLLIGSGGREHALAYRLKASPRLGALYVAPGNAGILTLAQKADISESDHDAVIAFCQDKAIDFVIVGPEAPLVDGLVDSLTDAGILTFGPSKEAAQLEGSKGYTKDLCAEFDIPTAAYARFGDCPSALAYLKDHPAPIVVKADGLAAGKGVTVAMSNAEAEAAIRECFDGAFGDAGAEVVIEAFLQGEEASLFALCDGKTALHLASAQDHKPVGEGDTGPNTGGMGAYSPAPVMTDALTEEVMEKIVRPTINGMASRGAPFTGILFVGLMITEKGPELIEYNVRFGDPECQTLMMRLESDLLELLLAAAKGELEGVDAKWSDDVVMNVVLASKGYPGSYEKGTVIEDLSAAEAIEGVTVFHAGTAKKDGKLLATGGRVLNVCARGKTVTEAQSLAYKAVDAVRWDNGFCRRDIGWRAVAREQKA
- the ubiA gene encoding 4-hydroxybenzoate octaprenyltransferase encodes the protein MKDQATLGEGRVADAVRGHWADTLLPFWFRPYARLSRLERPIGWWLLLWPCLWSMTLAVSTAGSGLIPSVEQILFYGAAFWLGAVAMRGAGCTYNDLVDQNIDEKVERTRSRPLPSHQVSRRNAWGWLIAQLLIGLFVLLQFNSYTIWLGFASLSVVAIYPFMKRITHWPQLVLGLAFSWGALVGWTAITGQLALAPVMMYLGAIVWTIGYDTIYAHQDKEDDVMIGVKSTALLFAENTREWLILFYAVMVLCMAICFVISGVSWPAFVGLAIAAAHMGWQIWTLEIGNAGQCLALFRSNTQIGWIIFAGLLISVWA
- the ald gene encoding alanine dehydrogenase, which translates into the protein MLIGCPKEIKDHEDRVGLVPSSVQELVACGHEVMIETGAGAGIGCADEDYVAAGASIVATPDEIFAKAEMVVKVKEPLAVERAKLRPGQLLFTYLHLAPDPAQTADLVKSGATCIAYETVTSPTGALPLLFPMSEVAGRLAPQVGAQALENTGGGMGVLLGGVPGVDPAEVVIIGAGVSGTNAARVALGMGASVTMVDSNTNALRAAVDRFGTAIKTVYSNKGNIARLVAKADLVIGTVLIPGAETPKLVTAEMIKTMRPGSAVVDVAIDQGGCFETSKATTHSDPTYVVDGVVHYCVANMPGCVARTSTFALNNATLPFALALANKGWEQACKDDKYLRAGLNVHDGKVTYEAVAKALGYDYVSAESILGL
- a CDS encoding Lrp/AsnC family transcriptional regulator, coding for MTLEKLDKRDRQILNLLQDNGRLSNAELAEKVNLSPSACLRRVKQLEDSGLVEGYHMQLDMKACGMSGAAFVFVTLDGQGRDSLARFERAIKEINEIQDCYLLAGQYDYLLRVIYRNAADLERIHHDILTNLPGVVRVNSTLTLRAVKHTGKLEV
- a CDS encoding TlyA family RNA methyltransferase, with translation MAKLRLDQALVERGLCASRARARDVIKRGFALVDGQPAAKASQMVGPETALAITDPAAGYVSRAALKLIGGLDHFGFDPTGRVAVDIGASTGGFCQVLLERGASEVYGIDVGHDQMHPSLLANPSLHSLEGVNARHLDRNHVPVPFSALVSDVSFISLKLALPAALSMAEEGSFAVLLVKPQFEVGKDGIGKGGLVRDAAEGERAAQAIANWLDGNEDAATAGWAVRDLIPSPILGGDGNKEYLLGAVKAG
- a CDS encoding FecR family protein, giving the protein MKTLFAICVALFLSLGAVVQAQETSNPASDAWEVQKLSGVAHVSVAGTEPVAVQNGQVLLAGQTLTTGPRTRLMLSNGKQHIQVSSNTTLSLPPEAETKPDMTVVRQTRGTITLSIDKQQSPHFKVETPYLVAVVKGTEFTVSLDDEWAKVRVHEGVVEVKNQVEDEAFDVKAGEAVTMNVASLSSGMAVLSDKGLFKGGNDTSQAGSARLTFSARGEDSPEEMETVRQRQDRERWRASPIGRVGLTISDGLAIVVGYLGEIINTSIGWVTGLVIAAMSPFIDLNAQFAGINYWVRVALVGVVAGLILGLGSLYLVFFRRR
- a CDS encoding class I SAM-dependent RNA methyltransferase; the encoded protein is MSKVTDPVEITIDELGGKGDGIAYHSGGSLYVPYALAGERVRVTPMGERGDLEDVITASPQRAEPICPLFMTCGGCSMQHMDADLYGAWKTSLVRDALTSRGFDDVPIHPLIATQPGGRRRAVLTARLIGRRLLFGYHEARSNRVVDVDRCPLLVPALNALLPRLADFLPLFLTKKNEARITMLATSSGVDLSLDDVKNMRDGQDYLKAVEMAETLDLARLTANGDILLERRPPLLSMGGAEVSPPPGAFVQAEESAELAMAKMVIDSVGDAKRVIDLFCGSGTFALRLARKAQVWALESEDAAIKSLEKAWRFGNQLKGIKMERRDLFRRPLLAAEMKKFDALVFDPPRAGAKAQCEEIAKTRIPVVVAVSCNPGTLARDLRILVDGGYKIASVTPVDQFLYSPHVECVATLTR